Proteins found in one Oncorhynchus keta strain PuntledgeMale-10-30-2019 chromosome 2, Oket_V2, whole genome shotgun sequence genomic segment:
- the LOC118399778 gene encoding muscarinic acetylcholine receptor M3-like encodes MSSNSTDLGLYLTVSSPGMGIDDPDTNALHKDIWQELTSPDGNDSISGLFNFTGSHNETVTSLTYDPLGGHTVWQVVLIVFFTGLLSLVTIIGNILVVVSFKVNRQLKTVNNYFLLSLAVADLIIGVISMNLYTTYIIMGQWALGNWACDLWLAIDYVASNASVMNLLVISFDRYFSITRPLTYRAKRTTRRAGLMIGMAWFVSLVLWAPAILFWQYFAGGRTVPPDKCYIQFLSEPIITFCTAIAAFYLPVTIMSVLYWRIYRETQNRARELEGLQGSGSRGRVGERAHFVHHQAGSARSCSSYELSQVSQKKTPSQALAARFHCWPMMCSWRPGSARPIVGDADHSSSDSWNNNNAGLSVDHSGSSEDEERNGRRMMPQDHTIFSIVLNLPGMKAAVNSHLTSCEDLDIASEEDTLRGEEDSRGSLSTITTTTTTTTPDGANTDTNSYQQRFSSRISRVQSMPAIQATRVGPLSGSPATTTKSPSMPISFREAALAKRFASRARTQITKRKRMSLVKEKKAAQTLSAILFAFIITWTPYNIMVLVNTFCNGCIPEALWALGYWLCYVNSTVNPMCYALCNKTFRTTFKMILLCHWDQRKRRRKQQFQARQSVVFHRRIPKNST; translated from the coding sequence ATGAGCTCCAACAGCACAGACCTTGGCCTGTACCTGACCGTCAGCTCCCCAGGAATGGGCATTGACGACCCAGACACCAACGCTCTCCACAAGGACATCTGGCAAGAGCTAACCAGCCCCGATGGCAATGACTCCATCAGTGGCCTCTTCAATTTTACAGGGTCGCACAATGAGACAGTGACCTCTCTGACCTATGACCCTCTTGGGGGTCACACAGTGTGGCAGGTGGTCCTCATTGTCTTTTTCACCGGCCTCCTGTCCCTGGTCACCATAATCGGCAACATCCTGGTGGTGGTATCCTTCAAGGTAAACCGCCAGCTCAAGACTGTCAACAACTACTTCCTGCTCAGCCTGGCCGTGGCTGACCTCATCATCGGGGTCATCTCCATGAACCTTTACACCACCTACATCATCATGGGCCAATGGGCGCTAGGCAACTGGGCCTGTGATCTGTGGCTGGCTATTGACTATGTGGCCAGTAACGCATCCGTCATGAACCTGCTGGTCATCAGCTTTGACCGCTACTTCTCCATCACCCGGCCACTCACCTACCGGGCCAAGCGGACCACACGGCGGGCTGGCTTGATGATCGGCATGGCCTGGTTCGTGTCCCTGGTCCTGTGGGCCCCAGCCATTCTATTCTGGCAGTACTTTGCGGGGGGGCGCACAGTGCCCCCTGATAAGTGCTACATCCAGTTCCTCTCAGAGCCCATCATTACATTCTGCACGGCTATTGCTGCCTTTTACTTGCCTGTCACTATTATGAGTGTGCTCTACTGGCGTATCTACAGGGAGACGCAGAACCGCGCACGGGAACTGGAGGGCCTGCAGGGCTCAGGGAGCCGAGGGAGGGTTGGAGAAAGGGCTCACTTCGTCCACCACCAGGCTGGGAGTGCCAGGAGCTGCAGCAGCTATGAGCTAAGCCAAGTTTCCCAGAAGAAGACCCCCAGCCAGGCGCTGGCCGCACGCTTCCACTGTTGGCCCATGATGTGCTCCTGGAGGCCTGGCAGCGCCCGGCCCATAGTGGGGGATGCCGACCACAGCAGCAGCGACAGCTGGAACAACAACAACGCCGGGCTGTCAGTGGACCACTCGGGCTCGTCTGAGGATGAGGAGAGAAATGGTAGAAGGATGATGCCCCAGGACCACACCATCTTCTCCATAGTGCTTAACCTGCCAGGGATGAAGGCAGCCGTCAACTCCCACCTCACCTCCTGCGAGGACCTGGACATAGCCTCAGAAGAGGACACcctgagaggggaggaggacagtcGGGGCAGCCtctctaccatcaccaccaccaccactactaccacccctGATGGGGCCAACACAGACACCAACAGCTACCAACAACGCTTTTCCTCCCGGATCTCCAGAGTCCAGTCCATGCCTGCCATCCAGGCCACCAGAGTGGGGCCACTCTCTGGCTCCCCTGCCACAACCACCAAATCGCCCTCGATGCCGATCTCCTTCAGAGAGGCAGCTCTAGCCAAGAGATTTGCCTCCAGGGCACGGACACAGATCACCAAGCGCAAGCGCATGTCTCTGGTAAAGGAGAAGAAGGCGGCACAGACCCTCAGCGCCATTCTGTTTGCCTTCATCATCACATGGACACCCTACAACATCATGGTGCTAGTCAACACCTTCTGTAATGGCTGCATCCCCGAGGCTCTGTGGGCACTGGGATACTGGCTGTGCTACGTCAACAGTACCGTCAACCCCATGTGCTATGCCCTGTGCAACAAGACCTTCCGTACCACCTTCAAGATGATACTGCTCTGCCACTGGGACCAGCGCAAGCGGCGGCGGAAGCAACAGTTCCAGGCACGGCAGTCCGTAGTGTTCCACAGGAGAATTCCTAAAAACTCAACATAG